A portion of the Luteolibacter rhizosphaerae genome contains these proteins:
- a CDS encoding Ig-like domain-containing protein: protein MTFTFPARLLLLSAALSTTIHAAEFGTLRVTQLANNNNPLSHATPGISIAKGTGSTSGGNFESGANRGDYDMSFGSSNDVTGGVLLSSLAQRVRNDSATGGPATGDFFATSSSAINGTGDKYWLAIHWAEVDDSVEVNYDTSYAHLPYDEFIGGVVTNSVNNGEMSTLTGSPGIALGTQFVDLATPGGQYSLDINGLVPNASQVGVLLVTGVRNEDNFALSRANADGSFNIFCHDSGTNGASYENDGVGFAYLPVSAVGSNHLAAVGRVNGNASTDVAGGNFTVTKGGTGQWYLQIPGHSEATGTLIVSPEGGGTNNIDNIIATSWDAANNRWIIESRDLNGTAPQVPTLQNMANAAEDAFSFAFFSLAATGTNTAPTASIVSPAEEAIKVPVNAELRVNAGDVDGGNLQVTFHGRRVAAVEPSDSFSVVALPDTQFYSENTGGNRAAIFSAQTDWIVAEREAENIGFVLHLGDITQRGDNPATAAEEWANASNAMYRLENPATTFLAEGVPYIMAVGNHDQYPIGDAEGTTEWFNRYFGVHPETGINHFHDKSYYGGTSEPTKADNNYTLFTAGGMDFIVISFEYDTTPDTVDLDWADALLKAHPQRRGIVITHHMVNTGNPANFSTQGSAIYEALKDNPNLILMHGGHIHGEGRRTDTFQGRTVHSLLADYQGRSNGGDGWLRIMKFRPSLNRVDVQTYSPTLDQYETDGDSQFSIDIDLKNGMGPFSQIGQISTTPGQASLVWSGLEPGTRYEWYATVSDGIASVSTPVQSFITDGVDFEPRVEITSPANGTVASAPASIVLEADASDIDGSISRVEFYRGTTLIGQDDTAPYSVNWNGVSTGNYTIIAKAIDNEGNTGVAAPVSVLVTTEPAAPTAATASSAVIIPAWQVEAGTPAPRNFTAPGSNAGDIELKINGTAANYAAGVTLATPAGAGEARDNISLPYASASGKAWVSVLDNTNDNAADANPATAEENERTAVAYLPYSGGWTGASISANGDILSGNLPSGTSVVRSGDGLYVISGLSTSGNFMAFATGNGGTDGDNVLSIRKGQGQWFVQTRDNSSEEQNGAFNFLYIPSSTPGVLSGRIRANGTVTALNGQLATVGATLVDTSTHCDLTFGNGTQFNPSNCALFLTPDASDSSAAPDNLVSYSASGNAFRIFSQDLPQLAGNFQKIDMRFVAIPYAASAAVPTEVSIEGTDAIGGEYGEDRSMSFTVSRTGSTDTTLTVAYSTSGTAQAGLDFTAPPGFVQIPAGQGSAVVTIQILEDSAAEGDETVILTLIDGDFHELSAAVSATGTIKDRPLQAFLRAGGMSNPEADDDGDGSPNILEYYFGSPPEHATVQAVSVGEGSFTARFPRSKSATDVNAKVQWSTDLAGWHDSGASDGKRTGSIATRTVSPEMEDPETIEAVLTFPEGPAPAAVYLRLTVTP, encoded by the coding sequence ATGACGTTCACGTTCCCCGCACGCCTGCTTCTTCTCTCGGCCGCCCTTTCCACCACGATCCACGCTGCCGAATTCGGCACGCTGCGGGTCACGCAGCTTGCCAACAATAACAATCCGCTGAGCCATGCCACGCCGGGCATCTCGATTGCCAAGGGCACGGGCAGCACCAGCGGCGGGAACTTCGAGAGCGGCGCGAACCGCGGCGACTATGACATGAGCTTCGGCAGCAGCAATGACGTCACCGGCGGCGTCTTGCTGAGTTCGCTGGCCCAGCGCGTCCGTAATGACAGCGCGACCGGCGGTCCGGCGACCGGAGATTTCTTCGCCACCAGCAGCAGCGCGATCAACGGTACAGGCGACAAATACTGGCTGGCGATCCATTGGGCCGAGGTGGATGACAGCGTCGAGGTGAACTACGATACCTCCTACGCGCACCTGCCCTATGATGAGTTCATCGGCGGCGTGGTGACGAACAGCGTGAACAACGGCGAGATGAGCACGCTGACCGGCAGCCCGGGCATCGCGCTGGGAACGCAGTTCGTGGACCTCGCGACACCCGGGGGCCAATACTCGCTCGACATCAACGGTCTGGTTCCAAACGCGTCGCAGGTCGGGGTGCTACTGGTGACCGGCGTGCGGAACGAGGACAACTTCGCCCTCTCCCGCGCCAATGCGGACGGCAGCTTCAACATCTTCTGCCACGACAGCGGCACCAACGGTGCGAGCTACGAAAACGATGGCGTCGGATTCGCCTATCTGCCCGTGAGCGCGGTGGGCAGCAATCACCTGGCAGCCGTGGGTCGCGTGAATGGCAATGCCTCGACCGATGTAGCAGGCGGAAACTTCACCGTGACCAAGGGCGGCACCGGCCAATGGTATCTTCAAATCCCCGGCCATTCCGAAGCGACCGGCACCTTGATTGTGAGCCCGGAAGGCGGCGGCACGAACAACATCGACAACATTATCGCCACCAGCTGGGACGCGGCGAACAACCGCTGGATCATCGAGAGCCGCGATCTGAACGGCACAGCCCCCCAAGTTCCCACTCTCCAGAACATGGCAAATGCCGCGGAGGACGCCTTCAGCTTCGCCTTCTTTTCGCTCGCTGCCACCGGCACGAATACCGCGCCCACCGCTTCGATCGTCTCTCCCGCGGAAGAAGCGATCAAGGTGCCGGTGAATGCCGAGCTGCGTGTGAATGCCGGGGATGTGGACGGCGGCAACTTGCAGGTGACCTTCCACGGACGCCGTGTCGCTGCGGTGGAGCCCTCGGACTCTTTCTCCGTCGTCGCACTCCCGGACACGCAATTCTACTCCGAGAACACCGGCGGCAACCGCGCCGCGATCTTCTCCGCGCAGACCGACTGGATCGTGGCGGAGCGTGAAGCGGAGAATATCGGCTTCGTGCTGCACTTGGGCGATATCACCCAGCGCGGCGACAACCCGGCGACCGCCGCCGAGGAGTGGGCGAATGCCTCGAACGCGATGTATCGTCTGGAGAATCCAGCCACGACTTTCCTGGCAGAAGGCGTGCCCTACATCATGGCGGTGGGGAACCACGACCAGTACCCCATCGGGGATGCCGAAGGGACCACCGAATGGTTCAACCGCTACTTCGGCGTGCACCCGGAGACCGGCATCAATCACTTCCACGACAAGTCCTACTACGGCGGCACCTCCGAACCGACCAAAGCCGATAACAACTACACGCTCTTCACCGCAGGCGGGATGGACTTCATCGTGATCAGCTTCGAGTACGACACGACGCCGGACACCGTCGATCTCGACTGGGCGGATGCCTTGCTGAAAGCGCACCCGCAGCGCCGCGGCATCGTGATCACCCACCACATGGTGAACACCGGCAATCCGGCCAACTTCAGCACCCAGGGTTCCGCGATCTACGAAGCCCTGAAGGACAACCCGAACCTGATCCTGATGCACGGCGGCCACATCCATGGTGAAGGCCGCCGCACCGACACCTTCCAGGGCCGGACGGTCCATTCGCTCCTGGCCGACTACCAGGGCCGCAGCAATGGCGGCGACGGCTGGCTGCGGATCATGAAGTTCCGCCCCTCGCTGAATCGCGTGGACGTGCAGACTTACTCGCCCACGCTCGACCAATACGAGACCGACGGGGACAGCCAGTTCTCCATTGATATCGATCTGAAGAACGGCATGGGCCCCTTCAGCCAGATCGGCCAGATTTCCACGACCCCGGGCCAAGCATCCCTTGTCTGGAGCGGTTTGGAACCCGGCACCCGCTACGAGTGGTATGCCACGGTGAGCGATGGCATCGCGTCCGTGAGCACTCCGGTACAGAGCTTCATCACCGATGGGGTGGACTTCGAGCCGCGTGTCGAGATCACATCCCCGGCCAATGGCACGGTCGCCTCGGCCCCGGCGAGCATCGTGCTTGAGGCCGATGCCTCGGACATCGATGGCAGCATCAGCCGCGTGGAGTTCTACCGCGGGACCACCTTGATCGGCCAGGATGACACCGCACCCTATTCCGTGAACTGGAATGGCGTCTCGACCGGCAACTACACGATCATCGCGAAGGCGATCGACAACGAAGGCAACACCGGAGTGGCCGCCCCTGTCTCCGTGCTGGTGACGACCGAGCCTGCTGCTCCTACCGCGGCGACGGCGTCCTCCGCGGTCATCATCCCCGCTTGGCAAGTGGAGGCGGGAACGCCTGCCCCGCGTAACTTCACCGCACCCGGCAGCAACGCGGGTGACATCGAGCTCAAGATCAACGGGACCGCTGCCAACTACGCGGCCGGTGTCACGCTAGCGACTCCGGCCGGTGCGGGCGAGGCGCGGGACAACATTTCCCTGCCCTACGCCAGCGCCAGCGGGAAGGCATGGGTGAGCGTGCTCGACAACACCAACGACAACGCGGCCGACGCCAATCCCGCGACGGCGGAAGAGAACGAGCGCACGGCTGTGGCCTACCTGCCCTACTCCGGCGGATGGACCGGAGCTTCGATCTCCGCGAATGGCGATATCCTGAGCGGCAACCTGCCCTCCGGCACAAGCGTTGTGCGCAGCGGCGACGGGCTTTATGTGATCTCGGGCCTCTCGACCTCGGGCAACTTCATGGCCTTCGCCACCGGCAATGGCGGAACCGACGGGGACAACGTGCTCTCCATCCGCAAGGGGCAGGGCCAATGGTTCGTGCAGACACGCGACAACTCCTCCGAGGAGCAGAACGGCGCCTTCAACTTCCTTTACATCCCCTCCTCCACCCCGGGAGTTCTGAGCGGCCGCATCCGCGCCAATGGCACGGTGACCGCGCTGAACGGACAATTGGCCACGGTGGGAGCGACGCTGGTGGATACCTCCACCCACTGCGACCTCACCTTCGGCAATGGCACCCAATTCAATCCATCCAACTGCGCGCTGTTCCTGACGCCGGATGCAAGCGACTCCTCCGCCGCGCCGGACAATCTGGTAAGCTACTCGGCCAGCGGAAATGCCTTCCGGATCTTCAGCCAGGATCTGCCGCAGCTTGCGGGGAACTTCCAGAAGATCGACATGCGCTTCGTGGCCATTCCTTACGCAGCTTCCGCGGCGGTGCCGACCGAAGTGAGCATCGAGGGCACGGACGCGATCGGAGGCGAGTATGGCGAAGATCGCAGCATGAGCTTCACGGTAAGCCGGACGGGATCCACCGATACCACGTTGACGGTTGCCTACTCGACCTCCGGCACGGCTCAGGCGGGACTCGACTTCACCGCGCCTCCGGGCTTCGTCCAGATCCCGGCCGGTCAGGGCTCGGCGGTCGTGACCATCCAGATTTTGGAAGACTCTGCGGCAGAGGGAGATGAGACCGTGATCCTGACTTTGATCGATGGCGACTTCCATGAGCTGTCCGCGGCGGTGTCTGCCACGGGCACCATCAAGGATCGCCCGCTGCAGGCCTTCCTCCGTGCCGGCGGCATGAGCAACCCGGAAGCCGATGACGATGGCGACGGCAGCCCGAACATCTTGGAGTACTATTTCGGTAGCCCCCCGGAGCATGCGACGGTTCAGGCAGTCTCCGTCGGTGAGGGCAGCTTCACCGCGCGATTCCCCCGTTCGAAAAGCGCGACCGACGTGAATGCCAAGGTGCAGTGGTCGACCGATCTGGCCGGCTGGCACGATTCCGGAGCGAGCGATGGCAAGCGCACCGGGAGCATTGCCACCCGCACCGTTTCGCCCGAGATGGAAGATCCGGAAACCATCGAGGCTGTGCTCACATTCCCGGAGGGACCGGCTCCGGCAGCCGTTTACCTCCGCCTGACGGTGACGCCCTGA
- a CDS encoding ATP-binding protein, whose product MLFRKPILGLLLAGGLQAAPLLPLRVVESTQMNFGHPLSELLDGDVNAGNGLDMDRAQFQEQVIVFATEKPLFAQVFQFTTWHISKEKGAYPAQLELAVTSDDKPSRQGNWKPLKPSQVLTDSFPRNPGLIRSEGDWIYMSEGLDQTVLTVRAPAALTGVTGFRLRFLQVEASHISGQRVIGRSRNGNCVINEFQIQADPLRSSNVALGRPVRASGAVYDGLYPHFLTDGFAASFSHPADWQPARDFHFEVDLGSTRSLDYIVLRSRLDGTAPERLGDYELQVLADDGSGQPGEIRWRARMRQDGSHVPPGGRDIIQAEDGTGESFSGRFVRIVNPIDAICRPQVGELEVYPQLHPRIAGISADSQEIGQSESLPPGTKRLDFNFAAGKDDVAPELLVFRWRQAATNSAWLECGAGELATISCENPGVYPIEFQARHTDGRWSRQIQSHVFTIPTPWWRSPIRMGALALGGFLLAAGLAWWASVRRLRHKLQLAQAARAIEQDRLRIARDMHDDIGARLTHMALLADRLKRSPGHDPSLLTKLAGEARGTVGALDQIVWAVNPRHDTLGSLSDYLCNHATGYLADAGLSCHFESPPSNRESILPFAIRHPLLMAVKEALQNVVKHAGASRVTISLHSKGDAIELDLSDDGKGIKPDVSVPDDGDGLSNMRGRLAEIGGTCVIAPSPAGGTRVTLSVPWTAGA is encoded by the coding sequence ATGCTGTTCCGGAAACCCATCCTCGGCCTGCTCCTGGCCGGCGGCCTTCAGGCTGCCCCGCTGCTGCCGCTCCGTGTCGTGGAATCGACGCAGATGAACTTCGGCCACCCTCTGTCCGAGCTTCTGGATGGCGATGTGAACGCGGGCAATGGCCTGGACATGGACCGGGCACAATTTCAGGAGCAGGTGATCGTCTTCGCCACGGAGAAGCCGCTCTTCGCGCAGGTATTCCAGTTCACTACCTGGCACATCTCCAAGGAGAAGGGGGCCTACCCGGCCCAACTGGAGCTTGCGGTCACTTCGGACGACAAGCCGAGCCGCCAAGGCAACTGGAAGCCGCTCAAGCCGAGCCAAGTGCTCACCGATTCCTTTCCGCGGAATCCGGGGCTGATCCGCTCGGAGGGCGACTGGATCTACATGTCGGAGGGGCTCGACCAAACGGTGCTGACCGTGCGCGCCCCTGCGGCGCTCACCGGGGTGACTGGTTTCCGCCTCCGTTTCCTACAGGTCGAGGCGAGCCACATCAGCGGCCAGCGCGTGATCGGCCGCAGCCGGAACGGGAACTGCGTGATCAACGAGTTCCAGATCCAGGCGGATCCGCTGCGCTCGTCGAATGTCGCACTGGGCCGACCGGTAAGGGCATCGGGCGCCGTCTACGACGGACTGTATCCGCATTTCCTCACGGACGGGTTCGCGGCGTCCTTCTCCCACCCGGCGGACTGGCAACCGGCGCGGGATTTCCACTTCGAGGTGGATCTAGGCAGCACCCGTTCGCTCGACTACATCGTGCTGCGCAGCCGGCTCGACGGCACGGCACCGGAGCGACTCGGCGACTATGAGCTGCAGGTGCTGGCCGATGATGGCAGCGGCCAACCCGGAGAGATTCGATGGCGTGCCCGCATGCGGCAGGATGGCTCGCATGTTCCGCCGGGAGGCCGGGATATCATTCAGGCGGAGGATGGCACCGGTGAAAGTTTCTCCGGACGCTTCGTCCGCATCGTGAACCCCATCGATGCGATCTGCCGCCCGCAGGTGGGAGAACTGGAGGTCTATCCGCAGCTTCACCCGCGCATTGCCGGGATCAGTGCGGACAGCCAGGAGATCGGGCAGTCGGAGAGCTTGCCGCCGGGCACGAAACGACTCGACTTCAACTTTGCGGCGGGGAAAGACGATGTCGCCCCGGAACTGCTGGTCTTCCGCTGGCGTCAGGCTGCGACGAACTCGGCATGGCTCGAGTGCGGAGCCGGAGAGCTTGCCACAATCTCCTGCGAGAATCCCGGCGTTTACCCGATCGAATTCCAAGCGCGCCACACCGACGGACGCTGGAGCCGGCAGATCCAATCGCATGTCTTCACCATCCCTACCCCGTGGTGGCGGAGCCCGATCCGGATGGGTGCGCTCGCGCTGGGAGGATTCCTACTGGCGGCGGGCCTGGCGTGGTGGGCCTCGGTGCGGCGGCTCCGCCACAAGCTGCAGCTCGCCCAGGCGGCGCGTGCCATTGAGCAGGACCGGCTCCGCATCGCACGGGACATGCACGATGACATCGGTGCCCGTCTCACCCACATGGCCTTGCTCGCGGACCGGCTGAAGCGCTCGCCCGGGCACGATCCCTCGCTTCTCACGAAACTCGCCGGGGAGGCGCGCGGCACCGTCGGCGCGCTCGACCAGATCGTGTGGGCGGTGAACCCACGCCACGACACCCTCGGCAGCCTCTCGGATTACCTCTGCAATCATGCGACCGGCTATCTCGCAGATGCCGGTCTCTCCTGCCATTTTGAATCGCCGCCCTCGAACCGTGAATCCATCCTGCCCTTTGCCATCCGCCATCCGCTGCTGATGGCGGTGAAGGAAGCGCTCCAGAACGTGGTGAAACATGCCGGTGCCAGCCGCGTAACCATCAGCCTGCACTCGAAGGGCGACGCCATCGAGCTGGACCTGAGCGACGACGGCAAAGGGATCAAGCCCGATGTTAGCGTGCCCGACGATGGCGACGGCCTCTCAAACATGCGTGGGCGCTTGGCCGAAATCGGCGGGACCTGCGTGATCGCCCCCTCACCTGCGGGAGGAACCCGCGTCACCCTTTCGGTCCCATGGACCGCCGGAGCATGA
- a CDS encoding response regulator transcription factor, producing the protein MKPCTISLVEDNLPLAEELQALFDSQPDMQVLAAYPSAEEALNALPAKLPDILVVDIRLPGMDGVELISTLKPRFKDLPILVLTMYEESDLIFDALKAGASGYLLKRAAGEELCEAVRQIRSGGSPMSPSIARKVVDSFRAPSPPEPEGARLSPREQEILGLLANGALYKEIAGTLGISLDTVRTHLRRIYEKLHVHTRTEAVVKYLGHRR; encoded by the coding sequence ATGAAACCTTGTACGATCAGCCTAGTAGAAGACAACCTGCCGCTTGCCGAGGAACTGCAAGCATTGTTCGACAGCCAGCCGGACATGCAGGTGCTTGCCGCCTATCCCTCCGCGGAGGAGGCGCTCAACGCCCTTCCCGCGAAGCTTCCGGACATCCTCGTCGTGGACATCCGGCTCCCCGGAATGGATGGGGTGGAGCTGATTTCCACCTTGAAGCCGCGCTTCAAGGACCTGCCGATCCTCGTGCTCACAATGTACGAGGAGAGCGACCTGATCTTCGACGCGCTCAAGGCCGGAGCCTCCGGCTACCTCTTGAAGCGGGCGGCGGGCGAAGAACTCTGCGAAGCCGTGCGGCAGATCCGCAGCGGCGGCTCGCCGATGTCGCCCAGCATCGCCCGGAAGGTCGTGGACTCCTTCCGGGCTCCCAGCCCACCGGAACCGGAGGGTGCAAGACTCTCGCCCCGCGAACAGGAGATCCTCGGTCTGTTAGCCAATGGTGCGCTCTACAAGGAGATCGCCGGAACCCTCGGTATCAGTTTGGACACGGTGCGCACCCACCTGCGCCGGATCTATGAGAAGCTGCACGTACACACCCGCACGGAAGCGGTGGTGAAGTACTTGGGACATCGTAGGTGA
- a CDS encoding beta strand repeat-containing protein: protein MKTRPIVSTAIFASLLATAANAAIYPYAEYHLGEAGSLGASNKPQDATGNNRHFSDDINGGSAVTGSASFHPNATGSTAYLDTSASGNEGWYSGNMYSSLPTDNFAFGVFARASSNDGDHQGDIFTLGNTGGSHKLSLEGNGWSSSAHNVNWIAPPGGVPGSFQPDTWVHLALIRKGGVTTFYVNGVANGTFSGAAVHASPHMSVAPGGGSYFDGHLDEARVVSFTSDEAVEDILTALQSGIVPSSFVETGVGATFQSAGLSTDEESIFRLGGAVQDSAVLTQTDGLSVAAGTAPKHIINISQEGEIPVGSYPLIYYTGSIGGLGFTGLQLAPLPGRITGTLVNNTVDSTIDLVVTASEPGDITWTGTGSSTWNIQGNSNWKFTGGSTATQFFPGDAVRFDETATNKNVSVGVAVTPSTVYITGGQNYSFSGAGIAGSAALEITGGGTVTFTNANTHSGSIYVDGSNIVVGDGGTTGSLGTGNTTLNGNLLVNRSGSLTMPNAITGDASIQKTGDGRLVLGGSSSFSGPVTLTSGVIASANSSSLGSDSAGTTVAAGATLDVFTAGVGNEPVTINGSGINGEGAIINTAAAGQLDGVRQLILASDSSIGGPNRWDVRGSGSSVTGNFKLTKIGNNHISMVLGTVSVKDIEVNGGLLSFEAGATVDNTNPGSITVNSGTLGFSNYFAPVTCTKPIVMNGGRISTTASGVDGSASIESTVTLSAPSTTIHADGGATITLSGSASGTGALNKDGTGTLLLSGNHAYQGNTTVAEGTLSLTATGLADASTVNLGSAAVLDMGYGGTDTVAALFINGVQQAAGVYAAAHASGRFSGIGSLTVTSGPTTTPYQTWETTNGISGAGSAADSDNDGIANGIEFVLGGDPSGPGSNSTSLLPTATKDATHFEFTFRRTDESAASTPFVEYGSDLSGWAIAQNGTAGVTISNDNDFHGQGIDRVRVRIPLPSGETSLFARLRVDIP, encoded by the coding sequence ATGAAAACCCGCCCCATCGTATCCACCGCCATCTTCGCCTCGCTGCTGGCCACCGCAGCGAACGCCGCGATCTATCCCTACGCCGAGTATCACCTCGGCGAAGCAGGAAGCCTCGGAGCCAGCAACAAGCCGCAGGACGCCACCGGCAACAACCGCCACTTCTCGGACGACATCAACGGCGGCTCCGCCGTCACCGGAAGCGCCTCCTTCCACCCGAACGCCACGGGATCGACCGCCTACCTCGATACCTCCGCGAGCGGCAACGAAGGCTGGTACTCCGGCAACATGTATTCCTCCCTGCCGACGGACAACTTCGCCTTCGGGGTCTTCGCCCGTGCGTCCTCGAACGACGGCGACCATCAAGGCGACATCTTCACGCTCGGCAACACGGGCGGCTCGCACAAGCTCTCGCTCGAAGGCAACGGCTGGTCCTCCAGCGCGCACAACGTGAACTGGATCGCACCGCCGGGAGGCGTGCCCGGTTCCTTCCAGCCCGATACCTGGGTGCACCTGGCCCTGATTCGCAAGGGGGGCGTGACGACTTTCTACGTGAACGGCGTGGCCAACGGGACTTTCAGCGGGGCCGCCGTGCATGCCTCTCCCCACATGTCCGTGGCACCGGGTGGCGGCTCCTACTTCGACGGGCATCTGGATGAAGCCCGTGTGGTCAGCTTCACCTCCGACGAAGCGGTCGAGGACATCCTCACCGCTTTGCAGAGTGGCATCGTGCCATCCTCCTTCGTGGAAACCGGGGTGGGAGCCACGTTCCAATCCGCGGGTCTCTCAACCGACGAGGAGTCCATCTTCCGTCTCGGTGGCGCGGTGCAGGACTCCGCGGTCCTTACCCAAACGGACGGTCTCTCGGTGGCAGCCGGAACCGCACCGAAGCACATCATCAACATTTCCCAGGAAGGCGAGATCCCGGTCGGCAGCTATCCTTTGATCTACTATACCGGCAGTATCGGTGGGCTCGGCTTCACCGGCTTGCAGCTCGCACCGCTTCCGGGGCGCATCACCGGCACCTTGGTGAACAATACCGTGGATTCCACCATCGATCTGGTAGTGACCGCCTCCGAGCCGGGCGACATCACCTGGACCGGCACCGGCAGCAGCACTTGGAACATCCAAGGCAACTCGAATTGGAAGTTCACCGGCGGCAGCACCGCGACGCAATTCTTCCCGGGCGACGCCGTGCGCTTCGATGAGACGGCCACGAATAAGAACGTAAGCGTGGGCGTCGCAGTCACTCCTTCCACTGTCTATATCACCGGCGGGCAAAACTATAGCTTCAGTGGTGCCGGCATCGCCGGCTCCGCAGCGCTTGAAATTACCGGCGGAGGCACCGTCACCTTCACGAATGCCAACACCCACAGCGGCTCGATCTACGTGGACGGCTCCAATATCGTGGTCGGTGACGGAGGAACGACCGGCTCGCTGGGCACCGGGAACACCACGCTCAACGGCAACCTGCTGGTGAACCGCAGCGGCAGCTTGACCATGCCCAACGCCATCACCGGAGATGCCAGCATTCAGAAAACCGGCGACGGCCGTCTGGTGCTCGGCGGATCCAGCAGCTTCAGCGGACCGGTGACCTTGACCAGCGGGGTGATCGCTTCCGCCAACTCTTCCAGCCTTGGAAGCGATAGCGCCGGAACCACCGTCGCCGCGGGTGCCACGCTCGATGTCTTCACCGCAGGCGTGGGGAACGAACCGGTCACGATCAACGGCAGCGGGATCAACGGCGAGGGCGCGATCATCAACACCGCTGCGGCGGGCCAGCTCGACGGGGTGAGGCAACTCATCCTGGCGAGCGATTCAAGTATCGGCGGCCCCAACCGTTGGGATGTCCGCGGCAGCGGTTCCTCCGTGACGGGCAACTTCAAGCTGACCAAGATCGGAAACAATCACATCAGCATGGTGCTGGGCACGGTGTCCGTGAAGGACATCGAGGTGAATGGAGGTCTCCTCTCCTTCGAAGCCGGTGCCACCGTGGATAACACCAATCCCGGTTCGATCACGGTGAACTCCGGCACACTCGGCTTCAGCAACTACTTCGCTCCGGTGACCTGCACCAAGCCGATCGTGATGAACGGCGGACGCATCAGCACCACCGCCTCCGGTGTCGATGGTAGCGCGAGCATCGAGTCCACCGTGACCTTGAGCGCGCCATCCACCACCATCCATGCCGATGGCGGTGCTACGATCACCTTGAGCGGTTCTGCAAGCGGCACAGGCGCGCTGAACAAAGATGGCACCGGGACACTTCTACTGTCCGGCAACCATGCCTACCAGGGGAACACCACCGTGGCGGAAGGCACCCTGTCCCTCACGGCAACAGGTCTTGCGGATGCTTCCACGGTGAACCTGGGCAGCGCCGCGGTGCTCGACATGGGCTACGGCGGAACGGATACCGTCGCGGCGCTTTTCATCAATGGCGTCCAGCAAGCCGCCGGAGTCTATGCCGCCGCTCATGCCAGCGGACGTTTCAGCGGCATCGGCAGCCTGACCGTGACCAGCGGCCCCACTACCACGCCCTATCAAACTTGGGAGACTACAAACGGCATCTCCGGCGCGGGCTCAGCCGCGGACTCCGACAACGATGGCATTGCCAACGGCATCGAGTTCGTGCTCGGCGGCGATCCAAGCGGACCGGGCTCCAACTCGACATCGCTGCTGCCCACCGCCACCAAGGATGCCACCCACTTCGAATTCACATTCCGCCGCACCGACGAGTCGGCAGCATCGACACCCTTTGTCGAATATGGCTCGGACCTCAGTGGCTGGGCCATCGCCCAGAACGGCACGGCCGGGGTGACCATCAGCAACGACAACGATTTCCACGGTCAGGGGATCGATCGGGTCCGAGTGAGGATTCCCCTGCCCTCGGGTGAAACCTCCCTCTTCGCCCGACTGAGGGTCGATATTCCCTGA